DNA from Prunus persica cultivar Lovell chromosome G6, Prunus_persica_NCBIv2, whole genome shotgun sequence:
CTCTTGAAAATGGCTAAGTATTGAATCTATCTGCAGAGATGTGCAGAGACTTCGAGAtagtataaaagaaaagatatgTTATCAAAGTATTGAATCTATGTGCAAAGACTTTATCCTCACATGGGCCAAACCAAAAGCATTGCATCTCTACTGTAATATCATCTCAAATCTACAAAAATTGTGAGGGAAAGCATGCTTTATTCCAAATCTTCAAAAGTTTAcaccaaaaaatttaagaaaattataaaattaaatattcatCCATTGTTCATATACTAATTCATAAATTTAAATAGTAAATTATTACACATATCTACAAGGTAGGATGAAGTGCAATCGGATTCTTGCAAGTTTGTCGATAATGGCCAGTTGAACCACATCTTGAACACTTACGAGTTGATGGTTCTTCTTCGCGTGATGGGATTCTCTTTTCCTTGCGCCTGCCGTACCTTTTTCGTGTAATTGGTGGTAGGACAATTCTATTTCGTACGTCATTAGGTACCACCCAATCTGTCTAATCCCCAACTGGCCAAATAGGTTCTGCATACGCAATGACCAATGAATTTGTAGTATAATATTGTGAACACATTGGGTAACATGAAATTTGTCGATGCCTACATGCAGCACAAGCATGTGCACATGGTAGTTGGTCAAGATCAAACTCTCGGCACGTGCAACACTTCCTCTCTAAATTTACAACTTCAACACGACATCCATCATATACATGAAATGAGTAAGCCTCAATGGGAGAAACCTGCACATTcaagaaacaagaaataaatttacaaTACTCcgcaattattttatttgaaatattttcaaaagatCTATTGAATATTATCATGCATATATTCcttaaataaaagaacaaataaaaatatcagcaaaaacaacaaaagaaaatgtttgcCCACTCTGTCAAATGTCTGCATATATTCTTTACTTGCAACAAAATAAAGTTTAATGAATTTGAAATACCTGTAATGACAACCCTTTCTTGTTATTTTCTCGCACCAAATTGTCTGCCCACTCTGTCAAATGTGAATCCATTTTAGCTGCCTCAGTTCGATGTTCATGGAACCACTTTTGAAGTATATTCATTCTTAAATACTCCATAAAATTGGTAATAGGTAGTTTACGAGCATCTGTGGTGATTGAGTTGAGACATTCGGCAATATTTGTTGTCATTAGGTTGTACTGCTTCCCATTGAAGTGTGCACGAGCCCACTTTTCATATCCAACCGCATTAAGATAATCACCCGCTTTGGAATCAACATTAAATATTTGCACCATAAGACGATCAAATTCATGAACAAGATATGCTTTAGCAGCTCTAAAATACAACGAATGCGCTCTCTCATGCTTAAAATGGCTCTTAAGATTCTGACTTATATGGAATATACATGCCCCATGATGAGCATCTGGAAATATAGTGGAGATAGCCTTACGAATGCTTTCATGTCTATCAGAAATGAAAACTAAGTCATTAATATCCCCAATAGCTCCCCGTAATTTTGTCAAAAACCAATTCCAAGATGCATCATTCTCTGAATCTCCAACTCCGAATGCAACAGGGTATGTTTGGTTATTTCCGTCTTTGCATGTGGCAACAAACAATGTCCCACGATATTTACCTTTTAAAAATGTTCCATCAAGTGCAATTACTGGCCTAATAACAGTGCGAAATCCTCTTATGCAAGGTCCAAGTGACatgaaaaaatacataaaatgaTTATTACTGTCAGTTTCAATATGAGTTATCGTACCAGGATTTTTGGCTTCTAACATAGCACAATATGATGGAAGTATCGCATAAGATTCCTCTGGCGATCCCCTAACCAACTCCAGTGCATGTTCCCTAGCTCTCCAAGCCTTCACATAACTTATACTCACACCCATGTCCTTTCACATATCCTCCATGATGTCGTGGGGTCTATGTACTCGTGATACACCCTCGTACTTAGATTTTATGCATTGGCCAATAAGAGAACTACTTGGCTGTCGATGATGGCGATGAATAGCATCCAATGAACATGAgtgttttgtaaaatatttttttaccaTAAAATATGAGGATTTTCATACCTTGGATGCACGCAGTTTCCACATGCATCGGTCATCAACACAACTAACTTCAAATCTTTCTTTATTGGATCTCTTCACTTTGAACTCATAATTTTTTGTCATAGCATCAATACCCAACTTCGTTTTTATATCCTCCTTAGTCTCATACACTTGACCTACAATTATATCTCCACTTGCATTGCATAGCTCTGTCATGTCTGATCCATGTACATTGTTTTTATCCTTGTTCCTGGCATTTGGTTTGTTGGAGTTGGGTTCATCATAGTGCACATTGAAAGTTGGAACATCATCACATCCCATGTTTTCACGAGGCAAGTCATTGAATTCAACATTATCTTGGAACGCATTATCAACCTCTACATGTGGCATATCCTCAAATTGCATGTTCTCACAAAGCAACTCATCTAGCTGTGTTGTATTGTTTTCCTCTTCATATTCTGAGTCCTCAATTTATGCATTTCCCAAATCATTTTCTGAATCATGGTGTTGATCATTATCTTCTAAATCAGCTTGAGTACCCAAGTTGAGGTTCATTGGCATTGGTTGATTGCTTCCACTTccataacaaaatattttacgCTTCAATGTAATGCATAATGGAATCTTGTAAGTCCTTGAAAgactttcaaaaataaaagctctcatatcatcatcatcaactatTTCTGCAAGCCATGCACTTTTCATTGCATCGTATATGACTTTCATAGTTATCTCATACTCATTTCGGTCCACATTTACAATGTCATATACCTTATTCTGAAGCTCTTCTAACGTAATTTTATCTGAAACAAGTAGTCCTtttgttttgcaatttttgtaTGTTGAGTTAACCCACTTTCCATCGTAGTTAATCAAAATTGTCAAACTAGACATCCTGAAAGGTAAACcaacataataaaaaatacaatacaCATTGAGAAAACATTGAGAAAACCATATACATATTTATGTCAGAAtagcaaatatatatatgatttgtaTATTTTGTTGTCAGAATAGCATATCAGTAATCATGTGCAGTTTGAGTATACCACAGGAGAAACACTCACAACATCCACGAAACACAAGAAACATATTTACAGAGAGGAAATTTCCAATTATTTCTGCTAGGGGATGGATTTGCATGGATCATTGTAAAGTACTTTATACTCTTTGGCCAATCCCAATGGGCAACACGTCTGTATAGCCTCAACGCTCTTAGGATCAAGGCAGACCCAAATtggaaatattttattcatcCAAATCgaaaaagaaatacaattAATAAGTTCTTTATCttcaaatccaatccaacaaacaaaattaataagttGAATGAACTACTTCAAGTGGCCAACAGAAAACCATggaattaaaacaaagatggaaggatagagagagagagaaaagcaaACCTGGAATTACAGATCGATAAGTTGAATTAGAGAGTGTTGGAATTGCTTCAGGCAAAGGCTACAGACGTGTGTGCTCAGCAGTAGTTCGATTAAAGGCTACGGATGTGCGTGCGAATCCAAATTTTGTGTAGTAGGGTTTTGCCTTTTAGGTTTAATTTTTAAGGGTATTTGTGTCTATTTATG
Protein-coding regions in this window:
- the LOC109949609 gene encoding uncharacterized protein LOC109949609, with product MQFEDMPHVEVDNAFQDNVEFNDLPRENMGCDDVPTFNVHYDEPNSNKPNARNKDKNNVHGSDMTELCNASGDIIVGQVYETKEDIKTKLGIDAMTKNYEFKVKRSNKERFEVSCVDDRCMWKLRASKAWRAREHALELVRGSPEESYAILPSYCAMLEAKNPGTITHIETDSNNHFMYFFMSLGPCIRGFRTVIRPVIALDGTFLKGKYRGTLFVATCKDGNNQTYPVAFGVGDSENDASWNWFLTKLRGAIGDINDLVFISDRHESIRKAISTIFPDAHHGACIFHISQNLKSHFKHERAHSLYFRAAKAYLVHEFDRLMVQIFNVDSKAGDYLNAVGYEKWARAHFNGKQYNLMTTNIAECLNSITTDARKLPITNFMEYLRMNILQKWFHEHRTEAAKMDSHLTEWADNLVRENNKKGLSLQVSPIEAYSFHVYDGCRVEVVNLERKCCTCREFDLDQLPCAHACAACRHRQISCYPMCSQYYTTNSLVIAYAEPIWPVGD